The proteins below are encoded in one region of Enhydrobacter sp.:
- a CDS encoding mandelate racemase/muconate lactonizing enzyme family protein, translating into MRIVAIRDIVSPIRSSIANAYIDFSQMTASVVAVVTDLKVEGKRVVGYGFNSNGRYAQHGLLNERFVKRLLDAKPDSLLDDKGLLDPARCWAAMMANEKPGGHGERSVAVGVVDMALWDAVAKAMRVPLWKLLAERYNGGRHDDKAWVYAAGGYYYPGKDLEGLKDEMKHYLNLGYSCVKMKVGGAPLAEDLKRIGAVLNIVGSGDRLAVDVNGKFDLPTAIEFGRAIESLGLRWYEEPLDPLDYLAHAALATQYAPPLATGENLFSMQDARNLIRHGGLRPDRDILQFDPALSYGLVEYLRTLDMLKANGWSPRRCVPHGGHQFALNIAVGLQCGGNESYPQVFAPFGGFADDCPVVDGRVGLPDAPGIGFERKADLWSVMKEIA; encoded by the coding sequence ATGCGCATCGTCGCCATTCGCGACATCGTCTCGCCGATCCGGTCCAGCATCGCCAACGCCTATATCGACTTCAGCCAGATGACCGCCTCGGTGGTCGCGGTGGTCACCGATCTCAAGGTCGAGGGCAAGCGCGTGGTGGGCTACGGCTTCAACTCCAACGGCCGCTATGCCCAGCACGGCCTGCTCAACGAACGTTTCGTCAAGCGCCTGCTGGACGCCAAGCCCGACTCCCTGCTCGACGACAAGGGCCTGCTCGACCCGGCGAGGTGCTGGGCGGCCATGATGGCCAACGAAAAGCCGGGCGGCCATGGCGAGCGCTCGGTGGCCGTGGGCGTGGTCGACATGGCGCTGTGGGACGCCGTCGCCAAGGCCATGCGCGTGCCGCTCTGGAAGCTGCTCGCCGAGCGCTACAACGGGGGCAGGCACGACGACAAGGCGTGGGTCTACGCGGCTGGTGGCTACTACTATCCCGGCAAGGACCTCGAAGGCCTGAAGGACGAGATGAAGCACTACCTCAACCTCGGCTATTCGTGCGTGAAGATGAAGGTGGGCGGCGCGCCGCTTGCCGAGGATCTGAAGCGTATCGGTGCGGTCCTGAACATCGTCGGCTCGGGCGACCGGCTGGCCGTCGACGTCAACGGCAAGTTCGACCTGCCGACCGCCATCGAGTTCGGCCGCGCGATCGAATCGCTGGGGCTGCGCTGGTACGAGGAGCCACTCGATCCGCTCGACTATCTCGCCCATGCGGCGCTCGCCACGCAATATGCGCCGCCGCTGGCGACCGGCGAGAACCTGTTCTCGATGCAGGACGCCCGCAACCTCATCCGCCATGGCGGGCTGCGGCCCGATCGCGACATCCTGCAGTTCGATCCCGCCCTGTCCTATGGCCTGGTCGAATATCTGCGGACGCTCGACATGCTGAAGGCCAACGGCTGGTCGCCGAGACGCTGCGTCCCGCACGGCGGCCACCAGTTCGCCCTCAACATCGCGGTCGGCCTGCAATGCGGCGGCAACGAATCCTATCCCCAGGTGTTCGCGCCATTCGGCGGCTTCGCCGACGACTGCCCGGTGGTCGACGGCCGCGTCGGCCTGCCCGATGCGCCCGGCATCGGCTTCGAGCGCAAGGCCGACCTCTGGTCGGTGATGAAGGAGATCGCCTGA
- a CDS encoding MFS transporter: MSEADSRYAWWRLAASVTISTVGGVGMWAVVVALPAIQTDFGVTRADVSFSYTAAMLGFGIGSIALGRLIDTRGALVTIVVSTLLLAAGFVAAAYAPTVMMFAAAQVLIGLGSAATFSPLVADLSHWFTKRRGLAVAICSSGNYFAGAIWPPIVEHLVSDHGWRSAYLTVAIICLVAMLPLGLALRRRLAQHETESTAATAHLHSARALGLSPAALQAWLALAGVGCCVAMSMPQVHIVAYCADLGYGVAQGAIMLSLMLGFGIVSRIGSGWIADRVGGIKTLLLGSTLQAVALLLYLIADSLVSLYVVSALFGLFQGGIVPSYAIIVREYFPPREAGARIGLAVSATIVGMALGGWMGGALFDLTGSYRAAFINGIAWNALNGAIAWWLLFRHSRRAVFVA, translated from the coding sequence ATGAGTGAAGCCGATTCGCGTTATGCCTGGTGGCGCCTTGCCGCCAGCGTCACCATCAGCACCGTGGGCGGCGTGGGCATGTGGGCCGTCGTGGTGGCGCTGCCTGCCATCCAGACGGACTTCGGCGTCACCCGCGCCGACGTATCGTTCTCCTACACCGCCGCCATGCTGGGCTTCGGCATCGGCAGCATCGCGCTGGGCCGCCTGATCGACACGCGCGGCGCGCTCGTGACGATCGTCGTGAGCACGCTGCTGCTGGCGGCAGGCTTCGTGGCCGCGGCCTATGCACCCACCGTGATGATGTTCGCGGCGGCGCAGGTCCTGATCGGGCTCGGCTCGGCCGCCACCTTCAGCCCCCTGGTCGCCGATCTCTCGCACTGGTTCACGAAGCGGCGCGGCCTCGCGGTCGCGATCTGCTCCTCGGGCAACTATTTCGCCGGCGCCATCTGGCCGCCGATCGTGGAACACCTCGTGAGCGATCACGGCTGGCGTTCCGCTTACCTCACGGTGGCCATCATCTGCCTGGTTGCCATGCTGCCGCTCGGCCTCGCGCTGCGTCGCCGGCTTGCGCAGCATGAAACCGAATCGACGGCCGCGACCGCCCACCTTCACTCCGCGCGGGCGCTCGGCCTCTCGCCGGCCGCCCTGCAGGCCTGGCTGGCGCTCGCCGGCGTCGGCTGCTGCGTGGCGATGTCGATGCCGCAGGTCCATATCGTCGCCTACTGCGCCGATCTCGGCTACGGCGTGGCCCAGGGTGCGATCATGCTCTCGCTGATGCTGGGTTTCGGCATCGTGAGCCGCATCGGCTCGGGCTGGATCGCCGATCGCGTCGGCGGCATCAAGACGCTGCTGCTCGGCTCGACGCTGCAGGCGGTGGCGCTGCTCCTCTACCTGATCGCCGATTCACTGGTGTCGCTCTATGTCGTGTCGGCGCTGTTCGGCCTGTTCCAGGGCGGCATCGTGCCGAGCTACGCCATCATCGTCCGTGAATATTTCCCGCCACGCGAGGCCGGCGCGCGCATCGGCCTCGCGGTCTCGGCGACGATCGTCGGCATGGCGCTGGGGGGCTGGATGGGCGGCGCCCTGTTCGACCTCACCGGCTCCTATCGCGCGGCCTTCATCAACGGCATCGCCTGGAACGCGCTGAACGGCGCCATCGCCTGGTGGCTTCTATTCCGCCACAGTCGCCGGGCCGTCTTCGTGGCGTGA
- a CDS encoding SMP-30/gluconolactonase/LRE family protein has translation MWQPNERYPDPAVRVLDPAFNRYRLPLASVERLYTGCRWSEGPVYFGDGRYLLWSDIPNNRILRWDEETGAVSIFRKPSNNANGHTRDRQGRLVGCEHDTRRVVRTEYDGSITVLADSYNGRKLNSPNDVVVKSDHSIWFTDPVFGILGYYEGHRDESENKPAVYRLDTQTGKLAVMVDDVPGPNGLAFSPDEKKLYVVASRAEPHRQILAYDLLDDGARLGKGKVLIDAGPGGSPDGFRVDVDGNLWCGWGMGSAELDGVRVFNPEGRPIGHIDLPERCANVCFGGRYRNRLFMAASHSLYALYVNTQGVAGG, from the coding sequence ATGTGGCAGCCGAACGAGCGCTATCCCGACCCGGCGGTCCGTGTGCTGGATCCCGCCTTCAACCGGTATCGCCTGCCGCTCGCTTCGGTCGAACGGCTCTACACCGGCTGCCGCTGGTCGGAGGGGCCGGTCTATTTCGGCGACGGCAGATACCTCCTGTGGAGCGACATTCCCAACAACAGGATCCTGCGCTGGGACGAGGAGACCGGCGCGGTCTCGATCTTTCGCAAGCCCTCCAACAACGCCAACGGCCACACGCGCGACCGCCAGGGCCGGCTGGTCGGCTGTGAGCACGACACGCGGCGCGTGGTGCGCACCGAGTACGACGGCTCGATCACCGTGCTGGCCGATTCCTACAACGGCAGGAAGCTCAACTCGCCGAACGACGTCGTGGTGAAATCCGATCATTCGATCTGGTTCACCGATCCGGTGTTCGGCATCCTGGGCTACTACGAGGGCCACAGGGACGAGAGCGAGAACAAGCCCGCCGTCTACCGGCTCGACACACAAACCGGCAAGCTCGCCGTGATGGTGGACGACGTGCCGGGGCCGAACGGTCTTGCCTTCTCGCCCGACGAGAAGAAGCTCTACGTCGTCGCCTCGCGCGCCGAGCCGCATCGGCAGATCCTCGCCTACGACCTGCTCGACGACGGCGCCAGGCTGGGCAAGGGCAAGGTCCTGATCGACGCCGGTCCCGGTGGCTCGCCGGACGGCTTCCGCGTCGATGTCGACGGCAATCTGTGGTGCGGCTGGGGCATGGGCAGCGCCGAGCTCGACGGCGTGCGCGTCTTCAACCCCGAGGGCAGGCCGATCGGTCATATCGACCTGCCGGAGCGCTGCGCCAACGTCTGCTTCGGCGGACGTTATCGCAACCGGCTGTTCATGGCTGCGAGCCATTCTCTTTACGCCCTGTACGTCAACACCCAGGGTGTCGCCGGCGGCTGA
- a CDS encoding aminotransferase class V-fold PLP-dependent enzyme gives MLPCQRALFDMPRDVCFFNAASWSPLPRAVQEAGRAAIGRKGQPWTLPGDFAAGQHERARKAAATLIGADPSDVALIPSVGYGVSTAGKVLTVERGRRVLVLENDHSSPVLEWVNRAGAGGFTVETVKQPADGDWTSAVLEAIERKGAAPLALASISSVHWSDGGALDAMRIAAALKRQGAAFLVDATHDVGVRRIDVGTLDPDFLIFPTYKWVLGPYGRAFMYVARRRQAGVPLEQTAAARKAVSAEDTVYFRDLSYREDARRYDMGERDHFISLEMAAIGMEMMAGWGNEAIVGRLSMLTAKLADGLGNLDVRLPETKLRAPHILSVAFPKGMPTDLPKKLAAENVHAAPRLGRLRLSPHVYNDEEDVERFVDVFRRIAG, from the coding sequence ATGTTGCCCTGTCAGCGCGCCCTGTTCGACATGCCGCGCGATGTCTGCTTCTTCAATGCCGCGTCCTGGAGCCCCCTGCCGCGCGCCGTGCAGGAGGCCGGGCGGGCCGCCATCGGACGCAAAGGGCAGCCATGGACGCTTCCGGGCGATTTCGCCGCCGGCCAGCACGAGCGCGCCCGCAAGGCCGCCGCCACGCTGATCGGCGCCGACCCGAGCGACGTCGCGCTCATCCCCTCGGTCGGCTATGGCGTCTCGACGGCGGGCAAGGTGCTGACGGTCGAACGGGGTCGTCGCGTTCTCGTGCTCGAGAACGATCACAGCTCGCCGGTGCTCGAATGGGTCAATAGGGCCGGCGCCGGCGGCTTCACGGTCGAGACGGTGAAACAGCCGGCTGATGGCGATTGGACATCGGCCGTGCTGGAAGCGATCGAGCGCAAAGGCGCGGCCCCGCTCGCCCTGGCCTCGATCTCGTCGGTCCACTGGTCCGATGGCGGCGCGCTCGATGCGATGCGGATCGCCGCGGCATTGAAGCGACAGGGCGCCGCCTTCCTGGTCGATGCGACGCACGATGTCGGTGTGCGGCGCATCGACGTGGGGACACTCGATCCCGATTTCCTGATCTTCCCGACCTACAAGTGGGTGCTCGGCCCCTACGGCCGCGCCTTCATGTACGTCGCCCGGCGGCGCCAGGCCGGCGTGCCGCTCGAACAGACCGCGGCGGCGCGCAAGGCCGTCTCGGCCGAGGACACCGTGTACTTCCGCGATCTCTCCTATCGCGAAGATGCGCGACGCTACGACATGGGCGAGCGCGACCATTTCATTTCGCTCGAGATGGCGGCGATCGGCATGGAGATGATGGCGGGCTGGGGCAACGAGGCGATCGTCGGGCGGCTCTCGATGTTGACGGCGAAGCTCGCCGACGGCCTCGGCAATCTCGATGTCCGCCTGCCCGAGACGAAGCTTCGCGCACCGCACATTCTGAGCGTCGCCTTCCCCAAGGGGATGCCGACGGACTTGCCGAAGAAGCTCGCCGCCGAGAACGTCCATGCCGCGCCGCGACTCGGCCGCCTGCGCCTCAGCCCGCACGTCTACAACGACGAGGAGGATGTCGAACGTTTCGTCGATGTCTTTCGCAGGATCGCTGGCTAG
- the otsB gene encoding trehalose-phosphatase, with protein sequence MTPPDLDRKSALFLDLDGTLLEIAATPEQVVVPAGLPALLAHLHHQLGGALAIVTGRPLPQIDDLLRPFSPSAAGEHGVSLRYADGTREELPAGLAVPAAWREALEAAAERWPGVLVEPKPHGLAVHYRLAPEYGNEVWRLVRELVPPEHPWFHLVPAREAVEIGLRAASKGNAVERLMAHAPFHGRRPIFIGDDFTDEAGMSKARELGGLGLRVAEVFGGDPANVRAWLMQGARQLDGHAAPAAAGAMP encoded by the coding sequence ATGACACCTCCGGACCTCGACCGGAAATCGGCGCTTTTTCTCGACCTCGACGGCACCCTCCTCGAAATTGCTGCGACTCCGGAGCAGGTCGTCGTGCCGGCAGGCTTGCCTGCGCTTCTCGCTCATCTCCATCACCAGCTCGGCGGGGCGCTTGCCATTGTGACCGGCCGGCCGCTGCCGCAGATCGACGACCTTCTTCGGCCGTTCTCGCCCAGCGCCGCCGGCGAGCATGGCGTTTCGCTGCGCTATGCCGACGGCACGCGCGAAGAGTTGCCGGCGGGCCTCGCCGTGCCGGCCGCATGGCGCGAGGCGCTCGAGGCGGCGGCCGAACGCTGGCCCGGCGTGCTGGTCGAGCCCAAGCCGCACGGTCTTGCCGTGCACTACCGGCTGGCGCCCGAGTACGGCAACGAGGTCTGGCGGCTGGTGCGCGAGCTGGTGCCACCCGAGCATCCCTGGTTCCACCTCGTGCCGGCGCGCGAGGCCGTCGAGATCGGCCTGCGGGCCGCGTCCAAGGGCAACGCCGTCGAGCGCCTGATGGCCCATGCGCCGTTCCACGGCCGCAGGCCGATCTTCATCGGTGACGATTTCACCGACGAAGCCGGCATGAGCAAGGCCCGCGAGCTGGGTGGCCTCGGCCTGCGTGTCGCCGAGGTGTTCGGCGGCGATCCGGCCAATGTGCGGGCCTGGCTGATGCAAGGGGCGCGGCAGCTCGACGGCCATGCAGCCCCGGCCGCCGCGGGGGCGATGCCGTGA
- a CDS encoding glycoside hydrolase family 15 protein: MRGLDLGVVGNCAIASLIDRNGRHVWHGVGRLDGDPVFNALLGGNDPQSGYMDAVVAGAKEPGHQRYLPNTAILETTIDGAGGTVRIVDFAPRFRRFGRMFRPPMLVRRLEPVAGRPRITIRLRPTFSYGAYKPQTTSGSNHIRFVGDAAVLRLTTDGSITYILHETEFALDRPLTLIVGADESITEGPDWLARTFLAETEAYWHTWVRDLNIPFDWQMAVIRAAITLKLCSFEDTGAVLAALTTSVPEAADTPRTWDYRFSWLRDSFFTVTALNRLSATRTMERFVRFIVDVVEAGSAHGGADQIAPLFPIAPGMDTAERIIDTLPGYRGCGPVRIGNDAVVQRQNDTYGSMVLTAAQMFWDERLPRHGDIELYRRLCVVGNEAHKAALTPDAGLWEYREREEVHTFSAAMCWAAQHRLGMIARRVGVDSESREWLARAGVLRQEILQRATMAEGWLSGVLDRQMADAASLVLPEIGLLRSDDPRFHATLDMVGKRLVRNGFVMRYVEADDFGKPSNAFLVCTFWYIDALASAGRREEALELFNNVLGQRNHVGLLSEDLDPHTGELWGNFPQTYSQVGLILSAMRLSRSWEEGLWHAS, from the coding sequence GTGAGAGGGCTCGATCTCGGTGTGGTCGGCAATTGCGCGATCGCGAGCCTGATCGATCGCAACGGCCGTCATGTCTGGCATGGCGTAGGACGCCTCGACGGCGATCCGGTCTTCAATGCGCTGCTGGGCGGCAACGATCCGCAGAGCGGCTACATGGACGCCGTGGTCGCCGGCGCCAAGGAGCCGGGGCATCAGCGCTACCTGCCGAACACGGCCATCCTCGAAACGACGATCGACGGCGCGGGCGGCACCGTGCGCATCGTCGACTTCGCCCCGCGCTTTCGCCGCTTCGGCCGCATGTTCCGCCCGCCCATGCTGGTGCGGCGCCTGGAGCCGGTCGCCGGCCGGCCGCGCATCACGATCCGGTTGCGGCCGACCTTCTCCTATGGTGCATACAAACCGCAGACCACAAGCGGCAGCAATCACATCCGCTTCGTGGGCGACGCGGCCGTCCTGCGGCTCACCACCGACGGTTCGATCACCTACATCCTGCACGAGACCGAATTCGCACTCGACCGGCCGCTGACCCTGATCGTGGGGGCCGACGAGAGCATCACCGAGGGGCCCGACTGGCTGGCGCGCACCTTCCTCGCCGAGACCGAGGCCTACTGGCACACCTGGGTGCGCGACCTCAACATTCCGTTCGACTGGCAGATGGCGGTGATCCGCGCCGCGATCACGCTCAAGCTTTGCAGCTTCGAGGATACGGGCGCGGTCCTGGCGGCGCTCACGACTTCCGTGCCCGAGGCGGCGGATACGCCGCGCACATGGGACTACCGATTCTCCTGGCTGCGCGATTCCTTCTTCACGGTGACGGCGCTCAACCGGCTCTCGGCGACGCGCACGATGGAACGGTTCGTGCGGTTCATCGTCGACGTCGTCGAGGCCGGCAGCGCGCACGGCGGCGCCGATCAGATCGCGCCGCTCTTCCCCATCGCGCCGGGCATGGATACGGCGGAGCGCATCATCGACACGCTGCCCGGCTATCGCGGCTGCGGACCGGTGCGCATCGGCAATGACGCGGTCGTCCAGCGGCAGAACGATACCTACGGCTCCATGGTCCTGACTGCGGCGCAGATGTTCTGGGACGAGCGCCTGCCGCGCCACGGCGACATCGAGCTCTATCGACGCCTGTGCGTGGTGGGAAACGAGGCCCACAAGGCGGCGCTCACGCCCGACGCCGGCCTCTGGGAGTATCGCGAGCGGGAGGAGGTCCACACCTTTTCCGCGGCGATGTGCTGGGCCGCGCAGCACCGGCTGGGCATGATCGCGCGCCGCGTCGGCGTCGATTCGGAGTCGCGCGAATGGCTGGCCCGCGCCGGCGTGCTGCGCCAGGAGATCCTGCAGCGCGCCACCATGGCGGAAGGCTGGCTGTCCGGTGTTCTCGATCGCCAGATGGCCGATGCCGCGAGCCTGGTCCTGCCCGAGATCGGGCTGCTGCGGTCCGACGATCCGCGTTTCCATGCCACGCTCGACATGGTCGGCAAGCGGCTGGTCAGGAACGGCTTCGTCATGCGCTATGTCGAGGCCGACGATTTCGGCAAGCCGTCGAACGCCTTTCTGGTCTGCACGTTCTGGTATATCGACGCGCTGGCGAGCGCCGGACGGCGGGAGGAAGCACTCGAACTCTTCAACAACGTGCTGGGACAGCGCAACCACGTCGGGCTCCTGTCGGAGGATCTCGATCCGCATACCGGCGAGCTGTGGGGGAACTTCCCGCAGACCTACTCGCAGGTCGGATTGATCCTGTCGGCCATGCGCCTGTCGCGAAGCTGGGAGGAAGGGCTATGGCACGCCTCATAA
- a CDS encoding trehalose-6-phosphate synthase — protein MARLIIVSNRVPIPKSRGASAGGLTVALRDLLTPGTMWFGWSGRLSSDPSPQPSLVEARGVTYATIDLKSETYRGYYVGFANGALWPLLHFRLGLMQYHREDYDDYLSVNQAFAESLAQVVQPDDTVWAHDYHLVPFARMLRQQGFRGPLGFFLHVPFVPPSMLEAMPVGRELVADLCAYDLVGFQTEEHARDFRDCAQRLLGATVKGEWVRLNGRSMRAFADPIGIDAESFHNDAERAANDPLVKRVAGSLAGRALAIGVDRMDYSKGLPQRFEAYGRLFERHPEHRRRVHFLQICPRSREEVDEYRKLRIELDRLTGRINGRFSEFDWTPLRYSARAAPRTTLAGLYRIGRIGLVTPLRDGMNLVAKEFIAAQADEDPGVLVLSQFAGAAQEMTEALIVNPFDPDAIADAMHHALIMPATERKERHQALREKVFRSTAQAYCTRFMEALLSIKAQSVPRAVA, from the coding sequence ATGGCACGCCTCATAATCGTTTCCAATCGGGTGCCGATTCCGAAGTCGCGCGGCGCCTCGGCCGGCGGCCTAACCGTTGCGCTGCGCGATCTCCTGACGCCGGGAACCATGTGGTTCGGCTGGAGCGGCCGGCTGTCGTCGGATCCGTCGCCGCAGCCTTCGCTCGTCGAGGCGCGGGGGGTCACCTACGCGACCATCGATCTCAAGTCGGAGACCTATCGCGGCTACTATGTCGGCTTCGCCAACGGGGCGTTGTGGCCGCTGCTGCATTTCCGGCTTGGGCTCATGCAGTACCACCGCGAGGACTACGACGACTATCTGTCGGTCAACCAGGCCTTCGCCGAGTCGCTGGCCCAGGTGGTGCAGCCGGACGACACGGTCTGGGCGCACGACTACCATCTCGTTCCGTTCGCGCGCATGCTGCGCCAGCAGGGCTTCCGCGGGCCGCTCGGCTTCTTCCTGCACGTCCCGTTCGTGCCGCCCTCGATGCTCGAGGCGATGCCGGTCGGCCGCGAGCTGGTGGCCGACCTTTGCGCCTACGACCTCGTCGGCTTCCAGACCGAGGAGCATGCGCGCGACTTCCGCGACTGCGCGCAGCGCCTGCTCGGCGCCACCGTGAAGGGCGAGTGGGTGCGGCTGAACGGCCGCAGCATGCGCGCCTTCGCCGATCCGATCGGCATCGATGCCGAATCCTTCCACAACGACGCCGAGCGCGCGGCGAACGATCCGCTGGTCAAGCGCGTCGCCGGCAGCCTCGCCGGCCGGGCGCTCGCCATCGGCGTCGACCGCATGGACTATTCGAAGGGCCTGCCGCAGCGCTTCGAGGCCTACGGCCGGCTGTTCGAGCGCCATCCCGAGCACCGCCGCCGCGTGCACTTCCTGCAGATCTGCCCGCGCTCGCGCGAGGAGGTCGACGAGTACCGCAAGCTGAGAATCGAGCTCGACCGCCTGACCGGCCGCATCAACGGCCGCTTCTCGGAGTTCGACTGGACACCGCTGCGCTACAGCGCGCGCGCCGCGCCGCGCACCACCCTGGCCGGCCTCTACCGGATCGGGCGCATCGGGCTGGTGACGCCGCTGCGCGACGGCATGAACCTGGTCGCCAAGGAGTTCATCGCCGCGCAGGCGGACGAGGATCCGGGCGTGCTGGTGCTGTCGCAGTTCGCCGGCGCCGCCCAGGAGATGACCGAGGCGCTGATCGTCAATCCGTTCGATCCCGATGCCATTGCCGATGCCATGCATCACGCCCTGATCATGCCGGCAACCGAGCGCAAGGAGCGTCATCAGGCGCTGAGGGAGAAGGTGTTCCGCAGCACCGCGCAGGCCTATTGCACGCGCTTCATGGAGGCGCTGCTGTCGATCAAGGCCCAGTCGGTGCCGCGCGCCGTTGCCTGA
- a CDS encoding type II toxin-antitoxin system VapC family toxin, with protein sequence MRLLLDTHAFLWWLAGERALTRKARTAIESEDNNIFVSAVTAWEIAMKFRIGKLPDAAAIARDVTGAIAAEGFSELALSMAHAEHAGALDGPHRDPFDRMLIAQSLIDGLALISNERAFDRYGVTSRGCGRKAGGHIITRLAELEALYGRPNEALP encoded by the coding sequence GTGCGCCTCCTGCTGGACACGCATGCATTCCTCTGGTGGTTGGCGGGTGAACGGGCTTTGACGAGAAAAGCCCGAACGGCGATCGAGTCCGAGGACAACAACATCTTCGTCAGTGCGGTCACGGCCTGGGAAATTGCAATGAAGTTCAGGATTGGCAAGCTGCCGGATGCCGCGGCGATCGCCCGGGACGTGACCGGTGCCATAGCGGCCGAAGGATTCAGCGAGCTCGCCCTGTCGATGGCCCATGCCGAACATGCGGGCGCCCTGGATGGCCCGCATCGAGATCCGTTCGATCGAATGTTGATCGCCCAGTCTTTGATCGACGGTCTCGCGTTGATTTCAAATGAAAGAGCCTTCGATCGATACGGCGTCACGTCACGCGGCTGTGGTAGAAAAGCCGGCGGCCACATCATCACCAGGCTTGCCGAGCTCGAAGCGCTGTATGGCCGACCGAACGAGGCTCTACCGTAA
- a CDS encoding type II toxin-antitoxin system prevent-host-death family antitoxin: protein MPTYTIHAAKTNLSKLVARAEAGEEIVLARGKDPVAKIVPVAPKPKRKFGRLKGKIRVGPEFFEPLPEEELKLWKGR, encoded by the coding sequence ATGCCGACCTATACGATCCATGCTGCCAAAACGAACCTCTCCAAGCTTGTCGCTCGCGCCGAAGCCGGCGAGGAAATCGTGCTCGCGCGCGGCAAGGATCCCGTGGCCAAGATTGTGCCGGTGGCGCCAAAGCCCAAACGCAAGTTCGGCCGCCTGAAGGGCAAAATAAGGGTCGGCCCCGAGTTCTTCGAGCCCTTGCCGGAGGAAGAGCTGAAGCTTTGGAAAGGCCGTTGA
- a CDS encoding CoA transferase, which translates to MNEMLSHDILALLGRRRRADDRLTITGGGDPVFRTPWRIAEAGAAALGAVGLAVSDLWRLRTGKPQAVSVDRRASAASLRSNTYVRRNGEKPVSWDPLTGHYPTRDGRHVFIHTNHAHHRAGALRIAGAAADSREALAAAVAKWDGLALEEAIAAGNCVGGLTRSRDEWMAHPHGVAIARLPLIDIVKIGEASARPLSRGDRPLSGVRALDLTRVLAGPTSGRVLAENGADVLHIVAPHLPYQTELLMDTGHGKRCAWVDLREPSGVETLKGLIGDADIFTQGYRPGTIAARGFSPEQVAALRPGIVCVSICAYGHEGPWAARRGFDSIVQNVTGLAATQGSLAAPRNLPVQALDYIAGYLGALGAMAALARRIEQGGAWLVRVSLVQVAHWLASLGTVDGSAGVADLPEQELAGLLMESDGPLGRLRHLKPVIQFSDTPAFYAKPAEPLGSSPARWLGLANNVS; encoded by the coding sequence ATGAACGAGATGCTCAGCCACGACATCCTTGCCCTTCTCGGCCGTCGGAGGCGGGCCGACGACAGGCTCACGATCACCGGAGGGGGCGACCCGGTCTTCCGTACGCCCTGGCGCATCGCCGAGGCGGGCGCGGCGGCGCTGGGCGCGGTGGGGCTCGCCGTGTCCGACCTCTGGCGGCTGCGCACCGGCAAGCCGCAAGCGGTGAGCGTCGATCGCCGCGCATCGGCCGCTTCGTTGCGGTCCAACACCTACGTGCGGCGCAACGGTGAGAAACCCGTCTCGTGGGATCCGCTCACGGGCCACTATCCAACCCGCGACGGCCGGCACGTCTTCATCCATACCAATCATGCCCACCATCGCGCCGGCGCCTTGCGGATCGCCGGCGCCGCGGCCGACAGCAGGGAAGCCCTGGCCGCGGCCGTCGCCAAATGGGACGGCCTCGCGCTCGAGGAGGCGATCGCCGCCGGAAACTGCGTCGGCGGTCTCACCCGCAGCCGAGATGAGTGGATGGCCCACCCGCACGGCGTCGCCATCGCGAGGCTGCCGCTGATCGACATCGTGAAGATCGGCGAAGCGTCGGCGCGGCCGCTGTCGAGGGGCGACCGGCCGCTCTCGGGCGTGCGCGCGCTCGATCTCACCCGGGTGCTGGCCGGCCCCACCAGTGGCCGCGTGCTGGCGGAGAACGGCGCCGACGTCCTCCATATCGTCGCGCCTCACCTGCCCTATCAGACCGAGCTCCTGATGGATACCGGCCACGGCAAGCGCTGCGCCTGGGTCGACCTGCGCGAGCCATCCGGTGTCGAGACCTTGAAAGGCCTGATCGGCGACGCCGACATCTTCACCCAGGGCTATCGCCCCGGAACGATTGCCGCGCGCGGCTTTTCGCCCGAGCAGGTGGCGGCGCTGCGGCCCGGCATCGTCTGCGTCAGCATCTGCGCCTATGGCCACGAAGGTCCTTGGGCGGCGCGCCGCGGCTTCGATTCGATCGTGCAGAACGTGACGGGCCTCGCCGCCACTCAGGGCTCGCTGGCCGCGCCGCGCAACCTGCCGGTGCAGGCTCTCGACTATATTGCGGGCTATCTCGGCGCACTCGGCGCCATGGCCGCCTTGGCCCGCCGCATCGAGCAGGGCGGCGCGTGGCTGGTGCGCGTGTCGCTCGTGCAGGTAGCCCACTGGCTCGCGAGCCTCGGCACCGTCGATGGAAGTGCGGGCGTCGCTGATCTCCCCGAGCAGGAGCTCGCCGGGCTCCTGATGGAGAGCGACGGGCCGCTCGGCCGCTTGCGCCACCTCAAGCCAGTTATCCAGTTCAGCGACACGCCCGCCTTCTACGCCAAACCCGCCGAGCCACTCGGCAGCTCGCCGGCGCGGTGGCTTGGATTAGCTAATAACGTTAGCTAA